Proteins encoded together in one Undibacterium sp. CCC3.4 window:
- a CDS encoding glycine zipper 2TM domain-containing protein: MKLTLKQLSICTTLLGLSLTLPVAHAADFEDYARVTKVTPQVEQVNVPRQECQTEYENVQRPQERSNAGGLLGGLAGGLLGSQVGGGNGRIAAAAAGAITGALVGDRMDNNGSGGQGGYESRPVRQCRNVDSWQTRNNGYAVTYEYAGRSYTSVMPYDPGSRLRLHISLTPRP, encoded by the coding sequence ATGAAACTCACTTTGAAACAACTTTCTATCTGCACCACGCTGTTGGGCCTGAGCCTGACTCTCCCTGTAGCCCATGCCGCGGACTTCGAAGATTATGCGCGTGTCACCAAGGTTACGCCACAAGTGGAACAAGTTAATGTACCACGTCAGGAGTGCCAAACTGAATACGAAAACGTGCAACGGCCACAAGAACGCAGCAATGCCGGCGGTTTGCTCGGCGGCTTAGCCGGTGGTTTGCTCGGTAGCCAAGTCGGCGGCGGTAATGGCCGCATTGCCGCCGCCGCCGCCGGTGCCATCACCGGTGCGCTGGTCGGCGACCGTATGGATAACAACGGTAGCGGCGGCCAAGGCGGCTACGAAAGTCGTCCGGTGCGTCAGTGCCGCAATGTCGACAGCTGGCAAACCCGCAATAACGGCTATGCCGTGACTTATGAGTACGCCGGCCGCTCGTACACTTCCGTGATGCCTTACGATCCAGGTTCACGCTTACGTCTGCATATTTCCCTGACTCCGCGTCCTTGA
- a CDS encoding DUF2520 domain-containing protein, which translates to MKRLHILGAGAVGRTLARQFQQHQVFSVEQILNRSQASAEAAAAFIGVTASAALANAAQLRTAEVWMLSVADDQIVHSCEMLAQQGLLTPQSVVFHCSGAKPSSILAAAADCGAAIASIHPVRSFADPAAVAADFAGTICSIEGAARALAVLKPALQRIGAQTVEIRADSKLLYHAGSVFASNYLVSLLETAMRSYQAAGISAEMAQAMAAPLARRALENVFALGPAAALSGPIARGDMQTVEQQQAALYGWDSVAGELYRAFTAPTLALAAQKVPPPHSEK; encoded by the coding sequence ATGAAACGATTGCACATACTCGGTGCCGGTGCGGTAGGGCGGACTTTAGCGCGGCAATTTCAACAACACCAGGTATTTTCTGTAGAGCAAATACTGAATCGCAGCCAAGCCAGCGCTGAGGCAGCGGCGGCCTTCATCGGCGTGACCGCCAGCGCGGCTTTGGCCAACGCCGCGCAATTGCGAACGGCAGAGGTATGGATGTTAAGCGTGGCCGATGACCAAATTGTGCACAGCTGCGAAATGCTGGCCCAACAAGGCTTGCTCACTCCGCAGAGTGTGGTGTTTCATTGTAGTGGGGCAAAACCTTCGAGCATCTTGGCAGCGGCGGCCGATTGTGGTGCAGCTATTGCCAGCATCCATCCGGTACGCAGTTTTGCCGATCCGGCGGCGGTCGCGGCCGATTTTGCCGGCACCATTTGCAGCATCGAAGGTGCAGCGCGCGCCCTGGCCGTGCTGAAACCGGCCTTGCAGCGCATCGGCGCGCAGACAGTGGAGATCCGTGCCGACAGCAAACTGCTGTATCACGCCGGCTCTGTATTTGCCAGCAATTACCTGGTCAGCTTGCTGGAAACTGCGATGCGCAGCTATCAAGCCGCTGGGATCAGTGCCGAGATGGCGCAGGCGATGGCGGCACCGCTAGCCCGACGTGCACTTGAAAATGTGTTTGCGCTCGGCCCGGCAGCGGCGCTGAGCGGGCCGATTGCGCGTGGTGATATGCAGACCGTGGAGCAGCAGCAAGCCGCGCTCTATGGCTGGGATAGCGTGGCCGGCGAGTTATATCGCGCCTTCACTGCCCCGACGCTGGCGCTGGCGGCACAAAAAGTGCCACCGCCTCATTCGGAAAAATAG
- a CDS encoding MAPEG family protein, translated as MTVLWTSWITVAVCGLYFWTVVEVGKARKRHAVPAPSMVGPDGFLRALRVQGNTVEQLVLFLPALWLCAIWYSDHAAAVAGAVWVCGRILYARAYLQDAAKRGPGFIIALLATLALLLGAVLGLSGLLK; from the coding sequence ATGACCGTATTATGGACTTCATGGATCACCGTCGCGGTGTGTGGCCTGTACTTTTGGACCGTGGTCGAAGTGGGTAAGGCGCGCAAACGCCACGCGGTACCGGCACCGTCGATGGTCGGGCCGGACGGTTTTTTGCGCGCGCTGCGGGTACAGGGCAATACGGTGGAACAATTAGTCTTGTTTTTACCCGCCTTGTGGCTGTGTGCGATCTGGTACAGCGATCATGCGGCCGCAGTAGCCGGGGCGGTCTGGGTGTGCGGTCGTATCCTGTATGCGCGCGCGTATCTGCAAGATGCGGCTAAGCGCGGACCCGGTTTCATCATCGCCTTACTCGCCACGCTGGCCTTGCTGCTCGGTGCGGTGCTCGGCTTATCCGGCTTACTCAAATAA
- a CDS encoding sensor domain-containing diguanylate cyclase, which produces MKNLFKKYGLLVWLSLILMCGFVSTTLVGFVVSRDMLQQTLSEQTLPITGDNVYSEIQKDILRPVYVSSQMAHDTFVRDWLISGEEDKEQIAKYLKEIKFKNNAVASFLVSDLSHNYYNTNGNFKTIHQEEPRDAWFYRVKALKTAYETNVDVDTANHDAMTIFINHRILDYNGKFIGVTGIGLTFDSMKQLIDRNQERFHSTIYFVDNKGKIALAGSTKKNRDTNLSDIDGLDQLAPQILANRSSLHLDYQNNGNTVLLNARYIPELGWHLLVEQSSDTSALQQIFWINLAIGAAITLLITIMVWLTVRRYHARLEKSASTDTLTKLMNRHAFDFIFQQALLDSERSRQPMCAVLMDIDFFKKVNDKQGHLVGDHVLKEIAAIAKRSLRESDVICRWGGEEFLILLKNCGLEKATSIAENLRNTIANNDFSRTTDLTRTRLAITVSMGVAACRDNETEDSVFERADQALYQAKENGRNSVYFSE; this is translated from the coding sequence ATGAAAAATTTATTCAAGAAATATGGTTTGCTGGTATGGCTGTCCCTGATCCTGATGTGTGGTTTTGTCAGCACAACGCTGGTCGGCTTCGTCGTTTCGCGCGATATGCTGCAACAGACGCTGTCGGAACAAACCCTGCCGATCACGGGTGACAATGTCTATTCTGAAATCCAAAAAGATATTCTGCGGCCGGTGTATGTGTCGTCACAAATGGCGCATGACACCTTTGTGCGCGACTGGTTGATCAGCGGCGAAGAAGATAAAGAGCAGATCGCCAAATATCTCAAAGAAATCAAGTTCAAAAACAACGCTGTGGCGAGTTTTTTGGTCTCTGATCTCAGTCATAATTATTATAATACTAACGGTAATTTTAAAACCATCCATCAGGAAGAACCACGCGACGCGTGGTTTTACCGCGTCAAGGCGCTGAAAACCGCCTACGAAACCAATGTCGACGTTGATACGGCCAATCATGATGCGATGACGATTTTCATCAACCACCGCATCCTTGATTACAACGGTAAATTTATCGGCGTGACCGGGATAGGTTTGACGTTTGATTCCATGAAGCAACTGATTGATCGAAATCAAGAACGTTTTCACAGCACCATTTATTTTGTCGACAACAAAGGCAAAATTGCGCTTGCGGGCAGCACTAAGAAAAACCGCGACACCAATTTAAGCGACATCGATGGTCTCGATCAACTTGCCCCGCAAATTTTGGCAAACCGTAGCTCGCTGCATCTCGACTACCAAAATAATGGCAACACAGTACTGCTCAATGCCCGTTACATTCCGGAACTGGGCTGGCATTTATTGGTGGAGCAAAGCAGCGATACCAGCGCCTTGCAACAGATATTTTGGATTAACCTGGCCATTGGGGCCGCCATCACTTTGCTCATCACCATCATGGTTTGGCTGACGGTGCGGCGCTACCACGCACGCTTGGAAAAATCAGCCAGTACCGATACGCTGACCAAGCTGATGAACCGCCACGCCTTTGATTTCATTTTTCAGCAAGCCCTGCTCGACAGCGAGCGTTCGCGTCAGCCTATGTGTGCGGTGCTGATGGATATCGATTTTTTCAAGAAGGTGAATGACAAGCAGGGACACCTGGTCGGTGACCATGTTTTGAAGGAAATCGCGGCAATCGCCAAGCGCTCGTTGCGAGAAAGCGACGTCATCTGTCGCTGGGGTGGCGAGGAATTTTTGATTTTGTTGAAAAATTGCGGCTTGGAAAAAGCGACCTCGATTGCTGAAAACTTACGCAATACCATTGCCAACAATGATTTTTCCCGCACCACCGATCTGACCCGCACGCGCTTAGCGATTACGGTCAGCATGGGGGTGGCCGCCTGTCGCGATAATGAAACGGAAGACAGTGTGTTTGAACGGGCCGATCAAGCGCTGTATCAAGCCAAAGAAAACGGCCGCAACAGCGTCTATTTTTCCGAATGA